The Anaeromyxobacter sp. genome includes a window with the following:
- the wecB gene encoding UDP-N-acetylglucosamine 2-epimerase (non-hydrolyzing), which translates to MKIIHVVGARPNYMKIAPVMKAVAQAGFATQRLVHTGQHYDVAMSDVFFTELGMPVPDEHLGVGSGSHAEQTAKVMVGFERICLAQRPDLVVVAGDVNSTMACAIDCAKLRIPCAHVEAGLRSFDLDMPEEVNRIVTDRLCELLLTPSADGDQNLLAEGTPPGRIFRVGNVMIDTLLAHLPKARATGAPARLGLDTGGYAVLTLHRPSNVDDPATLSGLLDALEVIQRRLPIVFPVHPRTRKRLAESGLGGRVEAMAGLRLCDPLGYLEFLGLTSQARLVLTDSGGLQEETTALGIPCFTLRENTERPVTITEGTNTLVGVAPGRIVAEVEAALAGRGKAGRVPALWDGQASLRIAELLRTWRRAG; encoded by the coding sequence ATGAAGATCATCCACGTCGTCGGGGCGCGCCCGAACTACATGAAGATCGCCCCGGTGATGAAGGCCGTGGCCCAGGCCGGCTTCGCCACCCAGCGCCTGGTCCACACCGGCCAGCACTACGACGTGGCCATGTCCGACGTCTTCTTCACCGAGCTCGGCATGCCGGTGCCCGACGAGCACCTGGGCGTGGGCTCCGGCTCGCACGCCGAGCAGACCGCCAAGGTGATGGTGGGGTTCGAGCGCATCTGCCTGGCGCAGCGGCCGGACCTGGTGGTGGTGGCGGGCGACGTCAACTCCACCATGGCCTGCGCCATCGACTGCGCCAAGCTGCGCATCCCCTGCGCCCACGTGGAGGCCGGCCTCCGCTCCTTCGACCTCGACATGCCGGAGGAGGTGAACCGCATCGTCACCGACCGGCTCTGCGAGCTCTTGCTCACCCCCTCGGCCGACGGCGACCAGAACCTGCTGGCGGAGGGCACGCCGCCCGGGCGCATCTTCCGGGTGGGCAACGTGATGATCGACACGCTGCTGGCGCACCTGCCGAAGGCCCGGGCCACCGGCGCCCCCGCCCGGCTGGGGCTGGACACCGGCGGCTACGCGGTGCTCACGCTCCACCGGCCCTCCAACGTGGACGATCCGGCCACGCTGTCAGGCCTGCTCGACGCGCTGGAGGTCATCCAGCGGCGCCTGCCCATCGTCTTCCCGGTGCACCCGCGCACCCGCAAGCGGCTCGCCGAGTCCGGCCTGGGCGGGCGGGTGGAGGCCATGGCGGGCCTGCGGCTGTGCGACCCGCTCGGCTACCTCGAGTTCCTGGGCCTGACCTCGCAGGCCAGGCTGGTGCTCACCGACTCCGGCGGCCTGCAGGAGGAGACCACCGCGCTGGGCATCCCGTGCTTCACGCTGCGCGAGAACACCGAGCGGCCGGTGACCATCACCGAGGGCACCAACACCCTGGTGGGCGTGGCGCCGGGCCGCATCGTGGCCGAGGTGGAGGCGGCGCTGGCCGGGCGGGGCAAGGCCGGGCGCGTCCCCGCGCTGTGGGACGGCCAGGCCAGCCTGCGCATCGCCGAGCTGCTGCGCACCTGGCGGCGCGCGGGGTAG